The proteins below are encoded in one region of Streptomyces roseirectus:
- a CDS encoding SSI family serine proteinase inhibitor yields the protein MTRFLVLAAALFLTTLTAPAGAAQSAALPGNWLQISVTEGDGHSSDMRGTLLLCNDVPQGHKRAAEACGQLRAAHGDIRAIPPQEIYCTHVYAPVTAAARGQWNGRPVQYEKTFGNACQMGAETGAVFALDK from the coding sequence ATGACACGTTTCCTCGTTCTCGCCGCCGCCCTGTTCCTCACGACCCTCACCGCCCCCGCGGGCGCCGCCCAGAGCGCCGCCCTGCCGGGCAACTGGCTCCAGATCAGCGTCACCGAGGGCGACGGCCACTCCAGCGACATGCGCGGCACCCTCCTGCTGTGCAACGACGTCCCGCAGGGCCACAAGCGCGCGGCGGAGGCGTGCGGACAGCTCAGGGCGGCCCACGGCGACATCCGGGCCATCCCGCCCCAGGAGATCTACTGCACGCACGTCTACGCCCCTGTCACGGCCGCCGCGCGCGGGCAGTGGAACGGGCGGCCCGTCCAGTACGAGAAGACGTTCGGCAACGCGTGCCAGATGGGAGCCGAGACGGGCGCCGTCTTCGCCCTGGACAAGTGA
- a CDS encoding DUF1707 and FHA domain-containing protein, which produces MTSSFEFNTYPARLSDVERDKALKVLRDGVAMGRLSHDTFIRRMELALAARRSDELAALTADLPREKRLSRLVFGTVEAVSGFGVRLRNAWRAERLPKLLLPHPGAGHPLRIGRDPANGLRLNHETVSRVHAELSLQGGLWVLRDLGSTNGTTVNGRRVIGAAIVREGDQISFGRMEFRLAAD; this is translated from the coding sequence GTGACGTCGTCCTTCGAGTTCAACACGTACCCCGCGCGGCTCTCCGACGTGGAGCGCGACAAGGCGCTGAAGGTGCTGCGGGACGGCGTCGCCATGGGCCGCCTGTCGCACGACACGTTCATCCGGCGCATGGAACTGGCGCTCGCCGCGCGGCGCTCCGACGAACTCGCCGCCCTCACCGCCGACCTGCCCCGCGAGAAGCGGCTGTCGCGCCTGGTGTTCGGCACCGTCGAGGCGGTCTCCGGGTTCGGTGTGCGGCTGCGCAACGCCTGGCGCGCGGAGCGGCTGCCCAAGCTCCTGCTGCCCCACCCCGGCGCGGGACACCCGCTGCGGATCGGCCGCGACCCCGCCAACGGGCTGCGCCTCAACCACGAGACCGTCTCCCGGGTGCACGCCGAACTGAGCCTCCAGGGCGGCCTGTGGGTCCTGCGTGACCTCGGCTCCACCAACGGGACCACCGTCAACGGCCGCCGGGTCATCGGCGCGGCGATCGTCCGGGAGGGCGATCAGATCTCCTTCGGGCGGATGGAGTTCAGGCTCGCGGCGGACTGA
- a CDS encoding M14 family zinc carboxypeptidase, with amino-acid sequence MPEPRYPTLAELTEAARALTVRRPGLCGMRQVGVSRAGRPLHLLSVGHARRAVLVVAGAHANEPTGGPTLLAVAEQVLRERRLRTGRSWHFLVCADPDGASLHRTPAPRSLLDYHLGFFRPAGPEQPEWSPAALPPDRLPPETRALTGVIDELRPYLQVSLHGTDLGGSWVQLTRDIPGLAAPFARSAARLRIPVETGASDAAGWPVSGPGVHVMPGPGAGAAYPSMPDDARHSTWYRTHRYGGLTAVVEVPMWASDLVDDRAPHPDPPAALRHLAHRLLCDARKVEEVHREALPRLYAPEGPLLRAARWGLDLVPGLASDWAHTPPADTTRAYVSSVDAFARRLPLRAAAMLLRVLREHDDRAAGRLEHLVRVWSASFADHFHARWVPLPHQVEHQSRTVVAAALHARGRAA; translated from the coding sequence TTGCCGGAGCCGCGCTATCCCACGCTGGCCGAACTGACCGAGGCCGCGCGGGCGTTGACCGTACGGCGTCCTGGACTGTGCGGGATGCGCCAGGTCGGGGTGTCCCGTGCGGGACGTCCGCTGCACCTGCTGTCCGTCGGGCACGCGCGCCGCGCGGTCCTGGTCGTGGCGGGGGCGCACGCGAACGAGCCGACGGGCGGGCCGACGCTCCTGGCGGTCGCCGAACAGGTGCTGCGGGAGAGGCGGTTGCGCACCGGGAGGTCGTGGCACTTCCTGGTGTGCGCGGACCCGGACGGCGCGAGCCTGCACCGTACGCCCGCGCCGCGCAGCCTCCTGGACTACCACCTGGGTTTCTTCCGGCCGGCCGGTCCCGAGCAGCCGGAGTGGTCGCCCGCCGCGCTGCCCCCGGACCGGCTGCCGCCCGAGACGCGCGCGCTGACGGGCGTCATCGACGAGCTGCGGCCCTACCTCCAGGTGTCGCTGCACGGCACCGATCTGGGCGGCAGCTGGGTGCAGTTGACGCGCGACATACCGGGTCTCGCGGCGCCGTTCGCGAGATCGGCGGCGCGGCTACGGATACCGGTGGAGACGGGCGCCTCGGACGCGGCGGGCTGGCCGGTGTCGGGGCCCGGCGTCCACGTGATGCCGGGCCCCGGCGCGGGCGCGGCGTACCCGAGCATGCCGGACGACGCGCGGCACAGCACCTGGTACCGCACGCACCGCTACGGGGGCCTCACGGCGGTCGTGGAGGTGCCGATGTGGGCGAGCGACCTGGTGGACGACCGGGCGCCCCACCCGGACCCGCCGGCGGCGCTGCGGCACCTGGCGCACCGGCTGCTGTGCGACGCGCGCAAGGTCGAGGAGGTCCACCGGGAGGCGCTGCCCCGCCTGTACGCGCCCGAGGGGCCCCTTCTGCGCGCCGCGCGCTGGGGCCTGGACCTGGTGCCGGGCCTGGCCTCGGACTGGGCGCACACGCCCCCGGCGGACACCACCCGCGCCTACGTCAGCAGTGTCGACGCGTTCGCGCGCCGGCTGCCGCTGCGGGCGGCGGCGATGCTGCTGCGGGTGCTGCGTGAGCACGACGACCGCGCGGCGGGCCGGCTCGAACACCTGGTGCGGGTGTGGAGCGCGTCGTTCGCCGACCACTTCCACGCCCGCTGGGTGCCGCTGCCCCACCAGGTGGAGCACCAGTCCCGCACGGTGGTGGCGGCGGCGCTGCACGCGCGCGGGAGGGCGGCCTAG
- the treY gene encoding malto-oligosyltrehalose synthase → MTPERPVPTATYRLQLQPSFTFADAARAVPYLARLGVSHLHLSPVLEAVPGSAHGYDVVDHARVRGELGGEEGLRALAGAARERGLGLVVDVVPNHMAMAPRHNRALWAVLREGPESAYARWFDVDWEAQGGRILVPVLGGPVGEEREHLRVEDGTLRYHDHVLPLREGTAGLPLPELLEAQWYRPVWWRLARTELNYRRFFSISELIGVRVEDPDVFEATHGTLLRLLDDGVLDGLRVDHPDGLADPDAYLERLHRATKGRWTVVEKILAAGEPLPRAWPVAGTTGYDALRHVDGLFTDPAGWETLRSLYGRHTAAEADRGGDWPATVRRAAYTTLAHELAAELDRLTRTAVRACAASPDPAASDRAPWALRTALTELLVRMEVYRPYPSADPASVLTRDAAREARAAFAVPEEARAVDVVRNLLVAPAETGAEATELRTRFAQTSSALRAKSVEDTAFYRFTPLLSATEVGGDPGDPAVSPDAFHAYCARVQRDWPAGGTAVSTHDTKRSADVRAALAVLTECPERWTALVAGLPACADGHFTWAAWQTVFGLGPADPARLREALLKHVREAGLRTSWTERNEPYEQAVAAFADAGPAGADRVLAARAELAPHIRANVLGTALVHLTMPGVPDVYQGTETEYRALVDPDNRRPARFPPADPDEKAALTAAALRLRRRRPGVFGTAAEYTPLPARGDAAGHCLAYVRSGAVLAAVTRLSLRLAEAGGWRETVLPLPPGHWADVLDPGRVFEGHVRVEELFGGTPVALLERAVE, encoded by the coding sequence ATGACCCCTGAGCGCCCCGTCCCCACGGCCACCTACCGGCTGCAGCTCCAGCCCTCGTTCACGTTCGCGGACGCCGCACGGGCGGTGCCGTACCTGGCACGGCTGGGGGTGTCGCATCTGCATCTGTCGCCGGTGCTCGAAGCGGTGCCGGGTTCGGCGCACGGGTACGACGTGGTGGATCACGCGCGGGTGCGGGGGGAACTGGGCGGCGAGGAGGGGCTGAGGGCGCTGGCGGGCGCGGCGCGTGAGCGGGGGCTCGGGCTGGTCGTGGACGTCGTGCCGAACCACATGGCGATGGCCCCGAGACACAACCGGGCGCTGTGGGCGGTGCTCAGGGAGGGCCCGGAGTCGGCGTACGCGCGCTGGTTCGACGTCGACTGGGAGGCGCAGGGCGGGCGGATCCTGGTGCCGGTGCTCGGCGGGCCCGTGGGCGAGGAGCGGGAGCACCTGCGGGTCGAGGACGGGACGCTGCGCTACCACGACCACGTCCTGCCGCTGCGCGAGGGCACGGCCGGCCTGCCGCTGCCGGAGCTGCTGGAGGCCCAGTGGTACCGCCCGGTGTGGTGGCGGCTGGCCCGCACGGAGCTCAACTACCGGCGTTTCTTCAGCATCTCGGAGCTGATCGGCGTGCGCGTGGAGGACCCGGACGTCTTCGAGGCCACCCACGGCACCCTGCTGCGCCTCCTGGACGACGGCGTCCTGGACGGCCTGCGCGTCGACCACCCCGACGGCCTCGCCGACCCGGACGCCTACCTGGAACGCCTGCACCGGGCGACGAAGGGCCGCTGGACGGTCGTCGAGAAGATCCTCGCGGCCGGTGAACCCCTGCCCCGGGCCTGGCCGGTGGCGGGAACGACCGGCTACGACGCGCTACGGCACGTGGACGGCCTTTTCACGGACCCGGCGGGCTGGGAGACCCTGCGGTCCCTCTACGGGCGTCACACGGCCGCTGAGGCGGATCGGGGCGGCGACTGGCCGGCGACCGTCAGGCGGGCCGCGTACACGACGCTCGCCCACGAACTCGCCGCCGAGCTGGACCGCCTGACCCGCACGGCCGTCCGCGCCTGCGCCGCCTCCCCCGATCCCGCCGCGAGCGACCGCGCCCCGTGGGCCCTGCGCACCGCCCTGACCGAACTCCTGGTCCGCATGGAGGTCTACCGCCCCTACCCGTCGGCCGACCCGGCGTCCGTGCTCACGCGCGACGCCGCCCGCGAGGCCCGCGCGGCGTTCGCGGTGCCGGAGGAGGCCCGCGCGGTGGACGTCGTCCGGAACCTGCTCGTGGCGCCCGCCGAGACCGGCGCCGAGGCGACCGAGCTGCGCACCCGTTTCGCCCAGACGTCCTCCGCCCTGCGCGCCAAGTCCGTGGAGGACACGGCGTTCTACCGGTTCACGCCCCTGCTGTCGGCGACGGAGGTGGGCGGCGACCCGGGCGACCCGGCGGTGTCGCCGGACGCGTTCCACGCGTACTGCGCGCGCGTGCAGCGCGACTGGCCGGCCGGCGGCACGGCCGTGTCCACGCACGACACGAAGCGCAGCGCCGACGTCCGCGCGGCCCTGGCGGTGCTCACCGAGTGCCCCGAGCGGTGGACCGCACTCGTCGCCGGGCTCCCGGCGTGCGCGGACGGCCACTTCACGTGGGCGGCCTGGCAGACGGTGTTCGGCCTCGGCCCCGCCGACCCCGCGCGCCTGCGCGAGGCGCTGCTGAAGCACGTGCGCGAGGCGGGCCTGCGCACGAGCTGGACGGAACGGAACGAGCCGTACGAACAGGCGGTGGCGGCGTTCGCCGACGCGGGCCCCGCAGGCGCGGACCGGGTGCTCGCCGCGCGCGCGGAACTCGCCCCGCACATCCGGGCGAACGTCCTGGGCACCGCCCTGGTCCACCTGACGATGCCGGGCGTCCCGGACGTCTACCAGGGCACCGAGACCGAGTACCGGGCCCTCGTCGACCCCGACAACCGGCGCCCGGCCCGGTTCCCTCCGGCCGACCCGGACGAGAAGGCCGCCCTGACGGCCGCCGCGCTGCGCCTGCGCCGCCGCCGTCCCGGCGTGTTCGGCACGGCGGCGGAGTACACCCCGCTCCCCGCGCGGGGCGACGCGGCCGGCCACTGTCTCGCGTACGTGCGCTCCGGGGCGGTCCTCGCGGCGGTGACGCGGCTGTCGCTGCGGCTGGCCGAGGCGGGCGGCTGGCGGGAGACGGTGCTGCCGCTGCCGCCGGGGCACTGGGCCGACGTCCTGGATCCCGGGCGGGTGTTCGAGGGGCACGTACGCGTGGAGGAGCTGTTCGGGGGTACCCCGGTGGCGTTGCTGGAGAGGGCGGTGGAGTGA
- the glgX gene encoding glycogen debranching protein GlgX, with translation MQVWPGQAYPLGATYDGAGTNFALFTEAADRVELCLLHDDGSETAVELRESDAFVRHAYLPGVMPGQRYGFRVHGPYEPARGLRCNSAKLLLDPYARAVSGSVRWGEEVYGYPFGAPDKRNDLDSAPHMMTSVVVNPYFDWGDDRPPRTEYHRTVLYEAHVKGLTMLHPALPPELRGTYAGLAHPAVIEHLTRLGVTALELMPVHQFVNDHRLVDLGLNNYWGYNTIGFFAPHNAYASWGDRGQQVLEFKSAVRALHDAGIEVVLDVVYNHTAEGNHLGPTLSFRGIDNGSYYRLADDRRYYTDTTGTGNSLLMRSPHVLQMIMDSLRYWVTEMHVDGFRFDLAATLARQFHEVDRLSSFFDLVQQDPVVSQVKLIAEPWDVGEGGYQVGNFPPLWTEWNGKYRDTVRDLWRGEQRTLAEFASRLTGSSDLYQDDGRRPLASVNFVTCHDGFTLRDLVSYDEKHNEANGEGNQDGESHNRSWNCGVEGDTDDPGVLRLRARQARNFVATLMLSQGVPMISHGDEFGRTQRGNNNAYCQDSELSWVHWPEDDDGDLLAFTRALVGLRREHPVFRRRRFFHGRPVEGTHDDLSDIAWFTPEGREMTDQDWTSATASALTVFLNGRAISEPGPRGERITDDSFLLMFNPSPRSLTFTVPVDHGPRWRLVLDTDHPTLTAPTPKISAGDQLSLIDRSVVVLQRPA, from the coding sequence GGGTGATGCCCGGCCAGCGCTACGGCTTCCGCGTGCACGGCCCCTACGAGCCCGCGCGCGGGCTGCGCTGCAACTCGGCGAAGCTGCTCCTCGACCCGTACGCGCGCGCGGTCAGCGGGTCGGTGCGCTGGGGCGAGGAGGTGTACGGCTATCCCTTCGGCGCCCCGGACAAGCGCAACGACCTGGACTCCGCGCCGCACATGATGACGTCGGTCGTGGTGAACCCGTACTTCGACTGGGGCGACGACCGGCCCCCGCGCACCGAGTACCACCGCACGGTGCTCTACGAGGCCCATGTGAAGGGCCTGACGATGCTCCACCCGGCGCTGCCGCCGGAGCTGCGGGGCACGTACGCGGGGCTCGCGCACCCGGCGGTGATCGAGCACCTGACGCGGCTCGGGGTGACGGCGCTGGAGCTGATGCCGGTGCACCAGTTCGTCAACGACCACCGGCTCGTCGACCTCGGTCTGAACAACTACTGGGGCTACAACACGATCGGGTTCTTCGCCCCGCACAACGCGTACGCGTCCTGGGGCGACCGGGGGCAGCAGGTCCTGGAGTTCAAGTCGGCGGTCCGCGCGCTGCACGACGCGGGCATCGAGGTCGTCCTGGACGTCGTCTACAACCACACCGCCGAGGGCAACCACCTGGGGCCCACGCTGTCGTTCCGGGGCATCGACAACGGGAGCTACTACCGGCTGGCGGACGACCGGCGCTACTACACGGACACCACGGGCACCGGGAACTCGCTGCTGATGCGGTCCCCGCACGTCCTCCAGATGATCATGGACTCGCTGCGGTACTGGGTGACCGAGATGCACGTGGACGGGTTCCGCTTCGACCTCGCGGCGACCCTCGCGCGCCAGTTCCACGAGGTGGACCGGCTGTCGTCGTTCTTCGACCTCGTGCAGCAGGACCCGGTGGTGTCCCAGGTGAAGCTGATCGCCGAGCCCTGGGACGTCGGCGAGGGCGGCTACCAGGTGGGCAACTTCCCGCCCCTGTGGACGGAGTGGAACGGCAAGTACCGCGACACCGTGCGCGACCTGTGGCGGGGCGAGCAGCGCACGCTCGCGGAGTTCGCGTCCCGGCTGACCGGCTCCTCCGACCTCTACCAGGACGACGGGCGCCGGCCGCTGGCCTCCGTCAACTTCGTGACCTGCCACGACGGTTTCACGCTGCGCGACCTGGTGTCCTACGACGAGAAGCACAACGAGGCCAACGGGGAGGGCAACCAGGACGGCGAGAGCCACAACCGGTCCTGGAACTGCGGCGTCGAGGGCGACACCGACGACCCCGGGGTGCTGCGCCTGCGCGCCCGCCAGGCACGCAACTTCGTCGCGACCCTGATGCTGTCCCAGGGGGTGCCGATGATCAGCCACGGCGACGAGTTCGGGCGCACCCAGCGCGGCAACAACAACGCGTACTGCCAGGACAGTGAGCTGTCCTGGGTGCACTGGCCCGAGGACGACGACGGCGACCTGCTCGCCTTCACGCGCGCGCTGGTCGGGCTGCGGCGCGAGCACCCCGTCTTCCGGCGCCGGCGCTTCTTCCACGGGCGGCCCGTCGAGGGCACTCACGACGACCTCTCCGACATCGCCTGGTTCACGCCCGAGGGCCGCGAGATGACCGACCAGGACTGGACCTCCGCGACGGCCTCCGCCCTCACGGTCTTCCTCAACGGGCGCGCCATCTCCGAGCCGGGACCGCGCGGCGAACGCATCACCGACGACTCCTTCCTCCTCATGTTCAACCCCTCCCCCCGCTCCCTCACCTTCACCGTCCCCGTCGACCACGGCCCCCGATGGCGCCTCGTCCTCGACACCGACCACCCCACCCTCACCGCCCCCACCCCCAAGATCTCCGCCGGCGACCAGCTCTCCCTGATCGACCGAAGCGTGGTGGTACTCCAACGCCCGGCGTAG